A genomic region of Zalophus californianus isolate mZalCal1 chromosome 1, mZalCal1.pri.v2, whole genome shotgun sequence contains the following coding sequences:
- the LOC113917600 gene encoding IQ domain-containing protein F3 isoform X2, with product MGSKCCKSGPDKDALEKEKLKWLREKRLRARVKAAGKIQAWWRGTLVRRTLLVAALMAWMIQIWWRTLLWRRVLKRRQDLLKIYVIQEEAAVKLQSWVRMWQCHRRYCHMCNALCILQVPKGCFTFQTCDILQEQYEVTPSHPEFHIEILSV from the exons ATGGGCAGTAAATGCTGT AAGTCTGGTCCAGATAAGGATGCactagagaaagagaaactgaag TGGCTTCGTGAAAAACGCCTCAGAGCAAGAGTCAAGGCGGCTGGGAAGATCCAGGCCTGGTGGCGGGGCACCCTGGTGCGTCGCACTCTGCTGGTGGCTGCCCTCATGGCCTGGATGATTCAGATCTGGTGGAGAACACTCCTGTGGAGGCGGGTTCTTAAGCGGCGGCAGGACCTGTTGAAGATCTATGTCATCCAGGAGGAGGCGGCTGTCAAGCTCCAGTCCTGGGTTCGCATGTGGCAGTGCCATCGACGATACTGCCACATGTGCAACGCCCTCTGCATCCTCCAGGTCCCAAAGGGCTGCTTCACCTTCCAGACCTGTGATATTCTACAGGAACAGTATGAAGTCACTCCCAGCCATCCCGAGTTCCACATTGAAATCCTATCAGTCTAA
- the LOC113917600 gene encoding IQ domain-containing protein F5 isoform X1, whose amino-acid sequence MGSKCCKSGPDKDALEKEKLKDEIIKKDPDETTVLKEKEKKEKGKGKEKEKKKEEPLLPTPPPPPKKKKRPDQEQKAIKIQAWWRGTLVRRTLLHAALRACIIQHWWKVTLAKLLEDRRRVTLEFYAQQEWAVVKLQSLVRMWRIRLRYWNLLHAVRIIQIYWRWHNCHSRGFFHGNYDLTATHLGLELEISLGSQMCQITDSIPFPIKN is encoded by the exons ATGGGCAGTAAATGCTGT AAGTCTGGTCCAGATAAGGATGCactagagaaagagaaactgaag GATGAAATCATTAAGAAGGATCCAGATGAAACCacagtgctgaaagaaaaagagaagaaagagaaagggaaagggaaagagaaagagaaaaagaaagaagagcctCTACTTCCAACTCCACCCCCTCCACCAAAG AAAAAGAAGCGCCCTGACCAAGAGCAGAAAGCCATAAAGATCCAGGCATGGTGGCGGGGTACTCTGGTGCGCAGGACCTTGCTACACGCAGCACTCAGAGCATGTATCATTCAGCACTGGTGGAAGGTGACGCTGGCAAAGCTGCTGGAGGACAGACGGCGAGTGACCCTAGAGTTTTATGCACAGCAAGAATGGGCAGTGGTCAAGCTGCAGTCCTTGGTCCGCATGTGGCGCATACGCCTTCGTTACTGGAATTTGCTCCATGCTGTCCGCATCATCCAGATCTATTGGCGCTGGCATAATTGCCATTCCCGTGGCTTTTTCCATGGCAACTATGACCTCACAGCAACCCATCTGGGACTTGAACTTGAGATCTCTCTGGGGTCACAGATGTGTCAGATTACAGACAGCATCCCCTTCCCAATAAAGAACTAA
- the LOC113917601 gene encoding IQ domain-containing protein F2, with product MGIRFCTHGNLIVIVIEDEEVIELKKRKKQKLKKSLETKAATEIQAWWRGTLVRRTLLHAALRAWIIQRWWRQTLESLLQKKRREALVTYANTVRAVVKIQSLVRMWRIHWRYCQVLNAIRVIQCHWECHNCYTCALLRGHCVVTATHLQFHIEIINS from the exons ATGGGGATCCGATTTTGT ACTCATGGCAATTTAATTGTAATTGTAATTGAAGATGAGGAAGTAATTGaattgaagaagaggaagaagcagaaactCAAG AAAAGTTTAGaaacaaaagcagccacagagatTCAGGCCTGGTGGCGTGGCACCCTGGTACGTCGAACATTGCTGCATGCAGCCCTCAGGGCCTGGATCATTCAGCGCTGGTGGAGGCAGACCTTGGAGAGCCTGCTGCAGAAGAAGCGAAGGGAAGCCCTGGTTACCTACGCAAATACAGTGAGGGCAGTGGTCAAGATCCAGTCTTTGGTCCGTATGTGGCGTATCCACTGGCGATACTGTCAGGTGCTCAACGCCATCCGTGTCATCCAATGCCACTGGGAATGCCACAACTGTTATACCTGTGCTCTCCTCCGGGGCCACTGTGTAGTCACAGCCACTCACCTACAGTTCCACATTGAGATCATCAACTCCTAA